In one Echinicola marina genomic region, the following are encoded:
- the rimO gene encoding 30S ribosomal protein S12 methylthiotransferase RimO translates to MKARTLKKDKVNIITMGCSKNLVDSEVMLTQLKGNGIEVSHESQQEDNNIVIINTCGFIDNAKQESVDTILQYVDAKEKGLVEKVYVTGCLSQRYKDDLEKEIPQVDAFFGTRDLPALLKKFKADYKHELVGERLLTHPSHYAYMKISEGCDRPCSFCAIPLMRGGHVSKPIEELVKEAEHKAANGTRELLLIAQDSTYYGLDLYKKRRLADLMTSLADVNGIDWVRLHYAYPTGFPMDVIDVMAEHPNICNYLDIPLQHGSSDVLKVMRRGTSREKQEDLIHAIREKIPGIAIRTTLIAGHPGEGEKEYQEMVDFVQRMKFERLGVFTYSHEEDTHAFSMEDNIPQEEKQARANNLMEVQEQISFDLNQEKVGKTFKVLVDKKENGYFVGRTEFDSVEVDNEVLIDASKHYCRIGDFVDVKVNDAAEFDLYGDVVS, encoded by the coding sequence TTGAAGGCGAGAACATTAAAAAAAGATAAGGTGAATATCATCACCATGGGATGCTCCAAAAACTTGGTGGATTCAGAAGTGATGCTTACACAGTTGAAGGGGAATGGGATAGAGGTATCTCATGAGTCTCAGCAAGAAGATAATAATATTGTTATCATCAATACCTGCGGCTTTATAGATAATGCCAAGCAGGAATCTGTAGACACCATATTGCAATATGTGGATGCCAAGGAAAAAGGCTTGGTTGAAAAGGTTTATGTTACGGGCTGTCTTTCCCAAAGATATAAGGATGATCTGGAGAAGGAAATTCCTCAGGTAGATGCTTTCTTTGGTACCAGAGATCTTCCTGCACTATTGAAGAAGTTTAAGGCAGATTATAAACATGAGTTAGTCGGAGAGCGGTTGTTGACGCATCCTTCGCATTATGCCTATATGAAAATCTCTGAGGGCTGTGACAGGCCATGTTCATTCTGTGCCATTCCTCTGATGCGTGGAGGACATGTTTCCAAACCAATTGAGGAGTTGGTCAAAGAAGCGGAGCATAAGGCGGCAAATGGTACCAGGGAATTACTGTTGATTGCACAAGACTCCACTTATTATGGTCTTGATCTTTATAAAAAACGACGATTAGCTGATCTGATGACGTCCTTAGCTGATGTCAATGGAATTGATTGGGTAAGGTTACATTATGCTTATCCTACGGGCTTTCCTATGGATGTCATAGATGTAATGGCTGAGCATCCCAATATTTGTAATTACTTGGATATCCCACTTCAACATGGTTCAAGCGATGTGTTAAAGGTGATGAGGAGAGGTACCAGTCGCGAGAAGCAGGAAGATTTGATACATGCCATCAGGGAGAAGATTCCTGGAATAGCGATCAGGACTACATTGATTGCTGGGCATCCAGGTGAAGGAGAAAAGGAATACCAGGAGATGGTGGACTTTGTGCAAAGAATGAAATTTGAAAGATTGGGCGTGTTTACTTATTCCCATGAAGAAGATACCCATGCTTTTTCCATGGAGGATAATATTCCACAAGAAGAAAAGCAGGCCAGGGCCAACAATTTGATGGAGGTTCAGGAGCAGATTTCCTTTGATCTTAATCAAGAAAAAGTAGGAAAGACCTTTAAGGTATTAGTGGACAAAAAGGAAAATGGGTATTTTGTAGGAAGAACGGAATTTGACTCTGTGGAGGTAGACAATGAGGTGCTTATAGACGCTTCGAAGCATTATTGTAGAATTGGGGACTTTGTAGATGTTAAGGTCAATGATGCTGCTGAATTTGATCTTTATGGAGATGTAGTTTCCTGA
- a CDS encoding Gfo/Idh/MocA family protein translates to MEESKKTTTSNSRRDFIKNAALASSVLIVPRHVLGGVGYTAPSDQLNIAAIGAGGKGISDIKNASVNGRERVVALCDVDFSGSASQSVKNFPNAKLYADYREMLDNEKDIDAVTISTPDHVHGPAAKYAMERGVHCYVQKPMTHNIREARMLTQMARDEKIVTQMGNQGGSNPYLQIVQDWIDSGKIGSVSKVQIWTNRPVWPQGNAFPEPAPSKKPDDLSWDLWLGPSKKIPYTPNIHPFNWRGWWEYGTGALGDVGCHLVDIPFRTLGLHYPKDAECSVGAVYSQMWTPDYHPEGCPASSFITLHFDATEKSKSPIEMTWSDGGIRPAHPDIIPADHDIGGAESANGVLIIGDKGIISTNINDSSPLMPKLYYNDGTTEFGPQTEDFPEPEYGHQRKWVDACKAGFGSKEHRELTSSFDYAGPMTETVLMGNLAIRSYMLRKENAKGRTEYYGRKKLLWDGEKMRITNLEEANQFVGREYRQGWEV, encoded by the coding sequence ATGGAAGAATCAAAAAAAACAACAACCAGTAACTCACGCAGAGACTTTATCAAGAATGCGGCTTTGGCCTCTTCTGTGCTTATTGTTCCTAGACATGTATTGGGCGGAGTAGGCTATACTGCACCAAGTGATCAGCTGAACATAGCAGCGATAGGCGCTGGAGGTAAGGGTATCAGTGATATCAAAAACGCTTCTGTTAATGGCCGTGAGCGCGTAGTGGCACTTTGTGATGTGGATTTTTCAGGATCAGCTTCACAATCGGTCAAGAATTTCCCTAATGCCAAATTATATGCGGATTACAGGGAAATGCTGGATAATGAAAAGGATATTGATGCGGTGACCATTTCTACTCCTGATCATGTGCATGGTCCAGCGGCCAAGTATGCTATGGAGAGAGGTGTACATTGTTATGTACAAAAGCCCATGACCCATAATATCCGCGAGGCCAGGATGCTTACCCAAATGGCCAGGGATGAAAAAATCGTTACCCAAATGGGGAACCAAGGTGGTTCTAATCCTTATTTACAGATCGTACAAGATTGGATAGATTCAGGAAAGATAGGTTCAGTATCCAAGGTGCAAATATGGACTAACCGTCCAGTATGGCCACAAGGTAATGCTTTTCCTGAACCTGCACCTAGTAAAAAACCAGATGACTTATCTTGGGATCTTTGGTTAGGCCCCTCTAAGAAGATACCTTATACACCTAATATCCATCCGTTCAACTGGAGAGGTTGGTGGGAATACGGAACAGGTGCCCTTGGGGATGTAGGATGTCACTTGGTGGATATTCCTTTCCGTACCTTGGGATTACATTATCCAAAAGACGCTGAGTGTAGTGTGGGGGCGGTTTACAGCCAAATGTGGACGCCGGATTATCATCCTGAAGGTTGTCCTGCTTCGTCTTTCATTACTCTTCACTTTGATGCTACAGAAAAGAGTAAGTCGCCAATAGAGATGACTTGGAGTGATGGCGGTATCCGTCCAGCTCACCCTGATATTATCCCGGCTGATCATGATATCGGAGGGGCTGAAAGTGCAAACGGCGTTCTGATCATAGGAGACAAAGGAATTATTTCTACGAATATCAATGACAGCTCTCCATTAATGCCGAAGCTGTATTATAACGATGGTACTACAGAGTTTGGTCCACAGACTGAGGACTTCCCAGAACCGGAATATGGTCATCAGCGCAAGTGGGTGGATGCCTGTAAAGCAGGTTTTGGAAGTAAGGAGCACAGAGAACTTACCTCATCATTTGATTATGCCGGCCCAATGACGGAGACGGTATTGATGGGTAACTTGGCTATCCGTAGCTATATGCTGAGAAAAGAAAATGCTAAAGGCAGAACGGAATATTATGGAAGGAAGAAGTTGCTTTGGGATGGTGAAAAAATGAGAATCACCAATCTCGAAGAAGCCAACCAGTTTGTAGGTAGGGAATATCGTCAAGGCTGGGAGGTTTAA